From the genome of Ananas comosus cultivar F153 linkage group 18, ASM154086v1, whole genome shotgun sequence, one region includes:
- the LOC109723937 gene encoding aspartic proteinase-like, which translates to MEQKLLWFSICLWTLSCSLLLDAASDGLLRINVKKIALDVETLSAARYARREQNRIKYGSDFGGSDVDIVPLKNYLDAQYFGEIGIGTPPQNFTVIFDTGSSNLWVPSSKCYFSIACLFHHKFKASKSSSYTKNGESCKITYGSGTISGFFSQDHVLVGDLLIKDQVFIETTRESSLTFLVAKFDGILGLGFPEISVGSVPPLWYSMAEQKLIDKKVFSFWLNRNENDENGGEIVFGGVDSKHFKGDHTYVPITRKGYWQFEMGDFLIDGHSTGFCAGGCAAIVDSGTSLLAGPTTIVTQINHAIGAEGVVSMECKEVVKEYGELILELLIAQTSPQKVCSKIGLCVFDGARNVGSGIESVVEKQKKERSSVGDNLLCTACEMAVVWIENQLRENQTKEKILAYANELCERLPSPNGEATVACDLISSMPNIAFTIANKTFSLTPEQYVLKVEEVGQSMCISGFMAFDVPAPRGPLWILGDVFMGAYHTVFDFGNNKIGFAKSA; encoded by the exons ATGGAACAGAAACTTCTTTGGTTCAGTATATGTTTGTGGACTTTGTCGTGCTCGTTGCTTCTCGATGCCGCCTCTGATGGGCTCCTCAGAATCAATGTGAAGAAGATAGCTTTGGATGTCGAAACCCTGAGTGCGGCAAGATATGCGAGGAGAGAGCAAAATCGCATTAAATACGGCAGTGATTTTGGTGGTTCGGATGTCGACATTGTGCCTCTTAAGAACTATCTTGATGCTCAATACTTTGGAGAAATCGGCATCGGCACTCCGCCGCAGAATTTCACCGTTATTTTCGACACCGGGAGTTCTAATTTGTGGGTACCGTCGTCGAAGTGCTATTTCTCA ATTGCTTGCCTTTTCCACCACAAGTTCAAGGCTAGCAAATCAAGCTCTTACACGAAGAACG GAGAATCATGTAAAATTACTTACGGTTCCGGGACGATCTCCGGCTTCTTCAGCCAAGACCATGTGCTAGTTGGGGATCTTCTGATTAAAGATCAG GTTTTTATTGAGACGACGCGAGAATCGAGTCTCACTTTTCTGGTGGCGAAGTTTGATGGCATTCTTGGACTGGGCTTCCCAGAAATTTCAGTTGGGAGCGTTCCGCCTCTTTG GTATAGCATGGCGGAGCAAAAATTAATAGACAAGAAGGTCTTCTCTTTCTGGCTTAATAGAAACGAAAACGACGAAAATGGTGGTGAGATTGTCTTTGGAGGTGTTGATAGTAAACACTTTAAAGGCGACCATACCTATGTCCCGATCACTCGGAAGGGATATTGGCag TTTGAGATGGGAGATTTTCTAATTGACGGACACTCAACAG GCTTCTGTGCTGGAGGCTGCGCTGCTATTGTAGATTCCGGAACTTCCTTGCTCGCCGGTCCAACT ACTATTGTGACTCAAATCAACCACGCCATCGGCGCCGAAGGAGTTGTAAGTATGGAATGCAAAGAAGTCGTCAAAGAGTATGGCGAACTGATACTCGAACTACTAATAGCGCAG ACGTCGCCGCAGAAGGTGTGCAGCAAGATTGGTCTCTGTGTATTTGACGGAGCTCGCAATGTCGG TAGCGGCATTGAATCTGTGGttgagaagcaaaagaaagaaagatcgTCTGTGGGCGACAATCTCCTGTGTACTGCTTGTGAGATGGCTGTTGTATGGATAGAGAATCAGCTCAGAGAAAACCAAACTAAGGAAAAAATACTCGCCTACGCTAATGAG CTTTGCGAACGGCTTCCGAGCCCGAACGGGGAAGCGACTGTCGCCTGCGATCTGATTTCGAGCATGCCAAATATTGCGTTCACAATTGCAAACAAAACTTTCTCTCTTACACCAGAGCAG tATGTTTTGAAAGTTGAAGAAGTGGGCCAATCTATGTGCATTAGTGGGTTCATGGCGTTCGACGTACCTGCCCCACGTGGCCCTCTCTG GATACTCGGAGACGTGTTCATGGGCGCGTATCACACCGTCTTCGACTTCGGTAACAACAAAATTGGATTTGCTAAGTCTGCTTAA
- the LOC109723940 gene encoding probable transcription factor At3g04930 gives MASAEEEEKERAVFDDDDGDDSEEEEEEEDDDDDTDDDLPAAAAAAAPPPPASPMEAERHTDSTADADDGAPTTSGAKPNRNRNPNPNRGAHGGGAAAAEEARRLFQRLWTEEEELVILRGFSEFTTRRGTAFASHQYDTGPFYDEMRRQLPLDFSKSQLVEKLRRLKKKYLNCVARLRSAADSFAFRSPHEQALFEIARNIWTPSSDPNPDPANPIINNSDSDRKPPRSRSRRQQQRQQRRLRRATAAAAAAAAAAEDPIPVPVPVPVPVAVPVPVPVPITVTAENPTPKPPPPPPPLATPAAASDLSPLLFKELVGAAIGGPLLGFGGGGGGGGSSVSNLGDGRWRKQQILELEVYLKRLELLREHIESTLRELKGSSGGS, from the coding sequence atggccTCCGccgaggaagaggagaaggagcgcGCCGTgttcgacgacgacgacggcgacgactccgaggaggaggaggaggaggaggacgacgacgacgacaccGACGACGATCttcccgcggcggcggcggcggcggcgccaccTCCGCCGGCGTCGCCCATGGAGGCGGAGCGCCACACCGACTCcaccgccgacgccgacgaTGGTGCTCCGACAACGTCGGGGGCTAAGCCTAACCGTAAccgtaaccctaaccctaatcggGGTGCgcacggcggcggcgcggcggcggcggaggaggcgcgGCGGCTGTTCCAGCGGCTGtggacggaggaggaggagctggTGATCCTGCGGGGGTTCTCGGAGTTCACGACGCGGCGGGGGACGGCGTTCGCGTCGCACCAGTACGACACGGGCCCCTTCTACGACGAGATGCGGCGCCAGCTCCCCCTCGACTTCTCCAAGAGCCAGCTCGTCGAGAAGCTCCGCCGCCTCAAGAAGAAGTACCTCAACTGCGTCGCCCgcctccgctccgccgccgACTCCTTCGCCTTCCGCTCCCCCCACGAGCAGGCCCTCTTCGAGATCGCCCGCAACATCTGGACCCCCTCCTCCGATCCCAACCCCGATCCCGCCAATCCCATCATCAACAATTCCGATAGCGATCGCAAGCCGCCGCGCTCGCGCTcgcggcggcagcagcagcggcagcagcggcggctcAGGAGAGCTACCgccgctgcagcagcagcagcagcagcagccgaagatcCAATTCCGGTGCCCGTGCCCGTGCCCGTGCCCGTGGCCGTGCCCGTGCCCGTGCCCGTGCCGATCACGGTGACCGCGGAGAATCCCACTCCGAAgccaccgccaccaccgccaccgctGGCTACGCCAGCAGCGGCGTCGGACCTCTCGCCGCTGCTGTTCAAGGAGCTGGTTGGCGCCGCCATCGGAGGGCCCCTCCTAGGttttggcggcggcggcggcggtggcggcagtTCGGTGAGTAATTTGGGGGATGGGAGGTGGAGGAAGCAGCAGATTCTGGAGTTGGAGGTGTACTTGAAGAGGTTGGAGCTCTTGCGCGAGCACATCGAGTCGACCTTGCGCGAGCTCAAGGGCTCCTCCGGAGGTTCTTGA
- the LOC109723938 gene encoding protein TRIGALACTOSYLDIACYLGLYCEROL 4, chloroplastic, protein MMVGRLRWATREGGGGRWEADAETAATMEGTARAVPGDPLPLGLSRGPRVTRPKQLDFMHRFMSLPLLPSFSPRSGPLLHRAHTFHLSHNWSATILEQFHVQKILSFLKGGLSNHVEEKSRHEIIKKHMHDVLSLGFGTELLITPDSTILVETYDVFKENRVKAIYHHKLPQHNLTLEAAWPGLFIDKKGTYWDVPLSLAIDLASISSCSGLSYHLCLQHNSGYPKHFGGCQADKVPAALLPGLCMKAAFSFKKDVEFWRKKEGKLKMVQPYDLFLSDPHVSGSGTIGAVASASLGDCSARLSEEEESNRLNAFWLCAQRDKVGLFADLFASVSCTAQHGNFQRLFLDLTRLSARFDFPSGSQFLSGATRLAQDVYYSRRPDLRAIQAVCPDMLVSLQQQIAGPISFRVDSKVVLDLKDGNHIPRMDESIFALDWALKVLGSAKATAWYSPRHKEFMVELRFFET, encoded by the exons ATGATGGTGGGCCGGCTGCGGTGGGCGACgagggaggggggaggagggaggtggGAGGCGGACGCGGAGACGGCGGCGACGATGGAGGGGACGGCGCGCGCCGTGCCGGGGGACCCGCTCCCGCTGGGCCTCTCCCGCGGGCCCCGCGTCACCCGCCCCAAGCAGCTCGACTTCATGCACCGCTTCATgtccctccccctcctcccctccttCTCCCCCCGCTCCGGCCCCCTCCTCCACCGCGCCCACACCTTCCACCTCTCCCACAACTG GTCTGCAACTATTCTGGAGCAGTTCCATGTACAGAAAATTTTATCATTCCTGAAAGGAGGTTTGTCAAACCATGTAGAGGAAAAATCGCGGCATGAGATCATAAAGAAACACATGCATGATGTACTTTCTCTAGGTTTTGGTACGGAACTACTAATCACACCGGATTCAACTATACTAGTTGAAACATACGATGTTTTCAAGGAGAATCGAGTCAAAGCAATCTATCATCACAAG CTTCCTCAACACAATTTAACATTGGAGGCAGCATGGCCCGGACTATTTATTGATAAGAAAGGAACATACTGGGATGTGCCTCTGTCATTGGCAATTGATCTTGCTTCTATTTCTTCATGTTCTGGCCTCAGTTATCATTTATGCTTACAGCATAACAGTGGATATCCAAAGCACTTTGGCGGCTGTCAAGCTGATAAAGTGCCAGCCGCTTTGCTGCCTGGGTTATGTATGAAAGCGGCTTTTTCCTTCAAGAAAGATGTAGAATtttggagaaagaaagagggaaaGCTAAAGATGGTCCAACCTTATGACCTATTTCTCTCAGATCCTCATGTTTCGGGTTCAGGGACAATTG GTGCAGTAGCCAGTGCATCGCTCGGAGATTGTTCAGCGAGACTATCTGAGGAAGAAGAATCAAATAGATTGAATGCGTTCTGGTTATGTGCTCAAAGAGATAAAGTTGGTCTCTTTGCTGATCTCTTTGCTTCTGTCTCCTGCACGGCTCAACATGGAAATTTCCAGAGGCTTTTCCTCGATCTCACCAGGTTAAGTGCCAGATTCGATTTCCCTTCGGGCTCACAATTTTTAAGCGGTGCGACTCGTCTCGCTCAAGATGTGTACTACTCTCGGCGACCAGATTTAAGGGCTATCCAAGCTGTTTGTCCTGACATGTTGGTTTCTCTTCAGCAACAG ATAGCTGGACCCATAAGCTTCCGAGTTGACTCCAAAGTAGTACTTGACCTAAAAGATGGGAACCATATCCCCCGCATGGATGAGTCGATTTTTGCGCTCGACTGGGCTCTGAAGGTTCTTGGGTCAGCAAAGGCCACAGCTTGGTACTCCCCCAGACACAAGGAGTTCATGGTGGAGCTTCGATTCTTCGAGACCTGA
- the LOC109723935 gene encoding H/ACA ribonucleoprotein complex subunit 4: MSSSPAPAAAAAAGESEKKKHKKKQTKPDPTLAAAAPAPEGEGEGEKEEYVIKPQSFTPAPDTSRWPLLLKHYDRLNVRTGHYTPIPSAGHSPLKRPLEEHLRYGVINLDKPSNPSSHEVVAWAKRILRRDKTGHSGTLDPKVTGNLIVCLDRATRLVKSQQGAGKEYVCVARLHADLPPPDSAARVARALETLTGAVFQRPPLISAVKRQLRIRTIYESKLLEFDPARHLVVFWISCEAGTYVRTLCVHLGLVLGVGAHMQELRRVRSGILGEGDNMVTMHDVLDAQWERDNAGSEAYLRRVVMPLEVLLTSYKRIVVKDSAVNAICYGAKLMIPGLLRFENDIEVGEEVVLITTKGEAIALGIAEMTTAVMATCDHGSVARIKRVVMDRDTYPRKWGLGPRAQTKKKLIAHGLLDKHGKPNEKTPAEWLRNVALPTGGDALVAALAAAPEPAVKKQEEDGNKEGAKEEKKKKKKDKGEDEGREGRKRKLEDSAAGESTPVSAVAKKVKVEEVEDGNVGEAGTEQKKPKKVKEEVADEAADEEKSEKKKKKKKKDKEKAEAGLSEEDAAAEKEKKDKGSKDRNGLGSVGEENNAEEEKEKKKKKKKKSSKEGADNEEAERSEKKKEKKKKKKSKDADATQT; the protein is encoded by the coding sequence ATGtcctcctcccccgcccccgccgccgccgccgccgcgggggaatccgagaagaagaagcacaaGAAGAAGCAGACGAAGCCCGATCCCACcctcgccgcggcggcgccggcgccggagggggagggggagggggagaaggAGGAGTACGTGATTAAGCCGCAGTCGTTCACGCCGGCGCCGGACACGTCGAGGTGGCCGCTGCTGCTGAAGCACTACGACCGGCTGAACGTGCGCACGGGGCACTACACGCCGATCCCCTCGGCGGGCCACTCCCCGCTGAAGCGGCCCCTCGAGGAGCACCTCCGCTACGGCGTGATCAACCTCGACAAGCCCTCGAACCCCTCCTCCCACGAGGTCGTCGCGTGGGCGAAGCGCATCCTCCGCCGCGACAAGACCGGCCACAGCGGCACCCTCGACCCCAAGGTCACCGGCAACCTCATCGTCTGCCTCGACCGCGCCACCCGCCTCGTCAAGTCCCAGCAGGGCGCCGGCAAGGAGTACGTCTGCGTCGCCCGCCTCCACGCCGACCTCCCCCCGCCGGACTCCGCCGCCCGCGTCGCCCGCGCCCTCGAGACCCTCACCGGCGCCGTCTTCCAGCGGCCGCCGCTCATCTCCGCCGTCAAGCGCCAGCTCCGCATCCGCACCATCTACGAGAGCAAGCTGCTCGAGTTCGACCCCGCGCGCCACCTCGTCGTCTTCTGGATCTCCTGCGAGGCCGGGACCTACGTGCGCACGCTCTGCGTCCACCTCGGCCTCGTCCTCGGCGTCGGCGCCCACATGCAGGAGCTGCGCCGCGTCCGCTCCGGGATCCTCGGCGAGGGCGACAACATGGTCACGATGCACGACGTGCTCGACGCGCAGTGGGAGCGCGACAACGCCGGCTCCGAGGCGTACCTGCGCCGCGTCGTCATGCCGCTCGAGGTCCTGCTCACCAGCTACAAGCGGATCGTCGTCAAGGACTCCGCGGTCAACGCCATCTGCTACGGGGCGAAGCTCATGATCCCGGGGCTGCTGCGGTTCGAGAACGACATCGAGGTCGGCGAGGAGGTCGTGCTGATCACCACCAAGGGGGAGGCCATCGCGCTCGGGATCGCGGAGATGACCACGGCAGTGATGGCGACGTGCGACCACGGGTCGGTGGCGAGGATCAAGAGGGTGGTGATGGACCGGGACACCTACCCGCGAAAGTGGGGGCTGGGGCCGCGGGCGCAGACGAAGAAGAAGCTGATCGCGCACGGCCTGCTCGACAAGCACGGCAAGCCAAATGAGAAGACGCCGGCCGAGTGGTTGAGGAACGTGGCCCTGCCCACCGGAGGGGACGCGCTCGTCGCCGCCCtcgcggcggcgccggagccCGCGGTTAAGAAGCAGGAGGAGGACGGCAACAAGGAAGGcgcgaaggaggagaagaagaaaaagaagaaagataagGGCGAGGACGAGGGGAGAGAGGGGCGGAAGCGAAAATTGGAGGACAGTGCCGCCGGCGAGAGCACCCCAGTTTCCGCGGTGGCCAAGAAGGTCAAGGTCGAGGAAGTTGAGGACGGGAATGTCGGGGAGGCTGGGACCGAGCAGAAGAAGCCTAAGAAGGTGAAAGAGGAGGTCGCAGACGAAGCGGCGGACGAGGAGAAGagcgagaagaagaaaaagaagaagaagaaggacaaGGAGAAAGCGGAGGCTGGATTATCCGAAGAGGACGCTGCAgcggagaaggaaaagaaggacaAGGGCAGTAAAGATAGAAATGGTCTCGGATCCGTTGGCGAGGAGAATAAtgcagaggaggagaaggagaagaagaagaagaagaagaagaagagcagcaAAGAGGGAGCTGATAATGAGGAGGCGGAGAGAagtgagaagaaaaaggagaagaagaagaagaagaagagtaaagATGCGGATGCGACGCAAACATGA